The segment GCAGCGACTCGGACCGTGTCCTGCACGCGATCAGTCGTTCGCTCGCCGGCGGAGCACCACCAGCGTGACCAGGCCCAGCACCACGTACACGACGGTGCCGATCACCGCGACGGTGTGGATGCCGGAGGCGAACGCGGTCCGCGCCGCGTCGAACAGCGCCGGTCCGGCGGTCTGCGCGGCCGCCTGTGCCCCGGCGATCCCGGTCGACGCGGTGTCCAGCACTTCGGCCGGGAGCTGCGGCGCCGTACCGATCAGTTCCTCGCGGTAGATGACCGCCGCGAGGCTGCCGAGCGTGGCCACCCCGACCGCGATGCCGAACTCCGCGCCGGTCTCCGACAGCGAGGCCGCCGAGCCGGCCTTCTCCGGCGGCGCCGCCGCCAGGACCAGGTTCTGCAACAGCGCCATCGGCAGCGCGATGCCGAAGGAGGCCACGCTCAACCCCAGGACCAGCGGGGTACGCCCGTCAGCGCCGTCCACGCCGGTGTGCAACAGCAGTCCCGCCGCCGAGATCAGCAACCCGGTGCACATCACCAGCGACGGCGGGAACCGCTGGGCCAGGCTGGGCGCGAGCAACAGCCCGGCGACCATGGCCACGTTCTGCGGGATCAGCCACAACCCGGCGGCCAGCGGCGACAGACCCAGGCTGACCTGCAGGTACTGCGCTGCCAGCAGCGAGACGCCGGCCATCACCACGCCGGTCAGCAGCATGACGCTGAGCCCGGTGCCGACCGCCGGGTTGCGGAACAGGGTCAGGTCGAGCAGCGGCTCGGCGAGCCTGCGCTGCCGGCGCAGGAACAGCACGCCGCAGACGATGCCGGCCAGCACGGCCAGGGTGGTGACCGGCTCGACCCCGTGCCGGGCGGTCTCCTTCAGGCCGTACACCAGCGGCAGGATGGTCGCCAGTGACAGGGCCACGCTGGCCAGGTCCAGCCGGCCGGTCCCGCTGCCGCGGGACTCCGGCAGCAGCACCGGCCCGATCAAGAGCAGCAGAACCATGATGGGTACGCCGAGCAGAAACGCCGACCCCCACCAGAAGTGCTCCAGCAGCGCCCCGCCGACCAGCGGCCCGAGCGTCATCCCGCCCATGAACGAGGCGAACCAGATCGACACCGCCCGGGCCATCTTCTTCGGGTCCGGGAAGAGCGTCCTGATCAGCGCCATCGTCGACGGCATGAGGGTCGCCCCGGCCACGCCGAGCAGTGCCCGCGCGGCGATCAGCAGTTCCGGAGTGGGCGCGTACGCGGCGATCACCGACGCGGCCCCGAACGCGGCGGCCCCGATCAGCAGCAGCCGTCGCCGGCCGATCCGGTCGCCGAGGGTGCCCATCGTGACCAGGAACCCGGCGAGCAGGAACGAGTAGATGTCCAGAATCCATAACTGCTGGGTGGCGTCGGCGCCGAGTTCGGCGCTGAGCTGTGGCAGCGCCAGGTACAGCACGCTGACGTCGACCGACAGCAGCAAGGTCGGCAACGCGAGCACGGCCAGGCCCAGCCAGGCCCGCCGGTCCTCCCGTACCGGTTTCTCCAGAAGCGAGGTCAACGGTCCGCCTTTCTCCAGAACGTCGGGGGCTTCACGCCGGCGCCTTCATGACCAGCGCGTGCCACAGGTGGCCGTCCAGGTCGTAGAAGCCGCGGCTGTACATCACTTCGTCGTCGACCTCCTCGTACTTCTCTGCGCCGGCGGCGATGGCGGCGTCGGCGATCTCGTCGACCCGCTCCCGGCTCTCCACCTCCAGGGCCAGGCCGACCTCGGTGACCTGCGCGGCATCGGCCACCGCGCGGTTGGTGAAGGTGCCGAACAGCTCCCACTGCACGAGCAGGGCGTTGATGCCGTCGCAGATGGCGATGCCGGCCACCTCGTCGTTGCTGTACTCGGGTCGCGGCGCGAAGCCGAGCGCGGTGAAGAACGAGGTGGAGCGGGCGACGTCGGCGACCGGCAGGTTCACGAAGATCTTGGCGGCGTTCACGGTGGGTTCCCTTTCGGGTCGGTTGTTGCGGTCGCCGATCAATCTGCCGCCGGGACCCCCTCCCCTCGTAGATGCCGTTGTCGCCGTCCGCCGGTGACAAACGCACCTGGTGCCCGCCCGGCGCGACCGCCGAGACTGGCCGCACCACCGAGCCGAGGAGGGGCGATGTCCGACCGCTACGCCCAGGTCCTCGCCGCCGTGCTGGTCAAGGCCGAGTTGGCGGTACGGCTCATCGAGCGCAACCCGGCCGCCGCCCGCCGCGAGCTGGAGGGGCTGCTGGCCGTGGTCCGGGCCGTGCTGCGCGAACTGCGCGCGGTAGCCCCAGCGGCGCGGCCGGTGTCGCTGCGCCGCGAACTGGATCGCGCAGCGACCCTGCTGGAGGCGGCCGGCATCGGCACGCAGATCCGGCTGGCCGAGGGCTCGATCCCGCGCCGGGCCGAGGAACTGCTGGTCCGGGCGGTACGGGAGGCGACCGTGGACCTGCTGTGCCGGGCCAGCACCCCGGTCTGCCGGCTCAGCATCGAGCCGTCCGCCGACCTGAACTGGACGCTGCTGGTCAACGACGTCCCGGTGCGACCCGGATGATCCGCATCCTGATCGCCGAGGACATGCCGATCCTGCGCAAGGCGCTGGTCGCACTGCTGTCGCTGGAGCCGGACATGCAGGTCGTCGCCGAGGTGGACCGCGGCGACGAGGTGGTGGACCGGGCGGTCGAGTCACGCCCGGACGTGGCGCTGCTCGACATCGACCTGCCCGGCGCCGACGGCCTCACCGCGGCCGCCCTGTTGCACGAGCGGCTGCCCGGCGTGCGTACCGTCGTGCTCACCGGCCTCAGCCAGCCCAGCAACCTGCTGCGGGCGCTGTCCGCCCACGTCCGCGGTTTCATCATCAAGGACGCCCCCGCCGACCACCTGCTCGACGGCATCCGCCGGGTCGCCGCCGGCCGGCGGGCCATCGACCCGGACCTGGTCGCCACCGCCGTCGAGACCGGCGCCAGCCCGCTCACCCCGCGCGAGGCCGAGGTGCTGCGCGCAGCCGCCGACGGCCTGTCCACCACCGACATCGGCGCCCGCCTGTTCCTCTCGCCCACCACAGTGCGCAACTACCTGTCCAACGCGATCGCCAAGACCGGCGCCCGCAACCGCATCAGCGCGATCCGCACGGCCCGCGACGCCGGCTGGATCTGAGGCCGCCTGCCACCCCTATCGCGCAGTGCCCGCATGCCCGAGCCGAGCCGAGCCGAGCCGGGCCGAGCCGGGCCGGGCCGGGCCGAGCCGGGCCGGGCCGAGCCAGACCGGGCCGGGCAGGGCCGAGCCCGCTCGAGCCATGAAACACAGCCGGGCCCGCATTTCCGGGCTTTTCGAGCATCCGGCTGGGAGCGGTGGCTGCCTCGCGGCGGTTTTGAGAGCCACAGTGCACAGCCGGCGCCCGCGAACCGGCCTCTGGAGCCACCGAGCTGGGAGTTACGGTTGCCACGATGATCCGCAACCGGCCGGCAGCCTGACCGATCGTCCACCGGACCGGGCGGGCCGGACCGGGCGGGGCCGGGCGGGGCTTGGCGGGGCCGGGCGGGGCCGGGCGGGGCTTGGCGGGGCCGGGCGGGGCTTGGCGGGGCCGGGCTGGGCCGGGCTGGGCCGAGCCGGGCTGGGCCGGGCGGGGCTGGGCGGGGCCGGGCTGATCAAGGCGGGGCTGGGCTGGGCCACACCGATACCGGCTGGATACGCATGGATGCGGGAGCGTACGGGCTGGCCTACCTACTCGCCATCCAGCCGCCCGTCACGTCACCGCGCAACTCGGGGACTTGCGTTACACAGCGATGCGCAGCACGAAGCGGCCGTCGCCGGTCGGGGCGGCGCTCAGCTCGCCGCCGAGCCGCGCCACCCGTTCCCGCAGGTTGGTGAGCCCGGATCCGGGCGGCGAAGCCGGATCGGCGGTCGCGGCGAGATCGTTGACGATGGTCAGCGTGGCGCCGGACAGGGTGATCTCGCAGTGCGTCGCGGCGCCGTGCCGGAGCACGTTGGTCACGCCCTCGCGCAGCACCACGGCCAGCAGCGCCCGCACCCGTTCCGGCGGCTCGTCGGCGGCCTGCACCCGGACCTGCAGGCCGGCGCCGGTCAGCGTGGCCTCGGCTGCGCGCAGTTCGTCCGGCCACGACAGGTCGCGCCGGCCGGCCGCGACGTTGTCGACGTCGGCCCGCGCGCTGCGGCACACCTCGACGATCTCCGCGAGTTCCGCCCGGGCCCGCTGCGGGTCGCGCTTCGCCAGCCGGGCCGCCACCTCGGTCTTCAGCGCGATCGCGGACATCCCCAGACCCAGCAGGTCGTGCAGGTCACGGGCGATCCGGACGCGTTCCTGCCCGGCCGCCTCCCGGGCCAGCCGGTGCCGCAGCGTGCGCAGCCGGCTGGTCAGCCGCACGTTCTGGGTCATCCCGAAGGTGGCGAGCCCGACGATGAGCGTGCCGGCGACGCCGTTCGCCGCGTCCCCGAGATCGGGCGACATCCGCAGCCGCAGCACCGTGTCCAGCACCATGATCATCCCGAAGCAGGTCACCGCCGGCAGCGGCCGCAGCACCAGCAGGCAGGATCCGGCGAGCACGCCGCGGGGGTTCAGACCCCACAGACCGAAAACCATCAGGGGTACGAGCACCGCGCCCGACTGCACACCCAACGCCACGTAACTCCACGGCGCGGACGGTGGCGTGACCCGGCTGAGATAGCCCAGCTGCAGCACCGCGCAGACCACCCCGCAGCCGACCGCGACCGCCGCAGCCACCGACACCCCGGCCCGGTCGACGGCGGACAGCACCCACGCGACGAACCACAACCCGACGACAGCCCGCAACAGCCAGGTCGCGAACCGCACTGTCCGCCACGGAACCTCGTCGAGCACCGGCGGCGGGCCGTCCACCCGGTAGTCACGGGCCAGCCCGCGCATCCCCGCCAGTCCCCGGCGCGCGATCACCACCATCTCGTCGAGTTCACGCCCCGCCGCCTCGGGCCGGTCGGTCACGAGCCGGCGCGCCGTCTCCGCCTTGCGGGCGACCAGCGTGAGGCTGCTCGGCAGCAGGCCGCGCAGGTCGTCCGCCAGCCGGGTCCGTTCCGCCCACACCGCCACCTCGGCCAGTGCCCGGCGGGTGCGGCGCAGTTCGCCGACGAGCCGGCCGAGGCGGGTCAACCCGTACGCCTGCAGCAGGAACACCGCCGCCGACACCGCCGACACGAGCAGCGGATAGGGCGCGAGGGTGCCGGTGAGCTGCGCGTAGGTGGATATGCTCGCAGCGATCACCACGACCGTCACCGGGATCGCCCACCAGCCGCCGACCACGAGCAGCGCGGCCATGCACAGCCCGGGCATGGCCGTCCAGGACGGGCCGTACCAAACGATCGGGACGACCGTCAGCACCGCCTGCGCCGTGAGCACCGCCCGCACCCGGCGGTCGCCGAGGGCCCGTCCACTGCGGGTGAACCACAGGTGCAGCACCGCGACGGCGACCAGCAGCGGCGCCGCCAGCACCTTCCCGGCCGTCGGTGTGGCGGACTGCTGCACGTACACGAACGCCACCCCGCAGGTGGTCACCGTGATGGTGTCGACCACCAGCCGGGCCGCGCGCAGCCCGAGCGTGGTGGCGCGCGCCTCGTCGGCATCGGGCAGCGGCGAGGCGGCGGGTGTCCACGTCCTCGTCCGGGGCGCTGAGGTCAGCAGGCCCGCTCACCCCACTCCGAGCCGACCGCGACCGGTCCGTGGTGCCGCCCGTAGAGCGCGGCGAGCGGGTGCAGCCGGAACCGGTCGTAGTCGAGCTGCTCCACCAGGTGGACGGCGACGAGCCGGTCCAGGTGGCGGCGCGCGGTGTGCCGGGACGAGTGGGCCGGCTGCGCGGCGTCGGCGACCGTGAAACAGCGGTCGCCGAGGCGGCGGGCCAGGGCGGCGGTGGACGGGTCGAGCCGCCGGTACGACCAGGACAGCCGCCGGTGCAGGTGCCGGGCGGCGCCGTCGTCGATCGCGGCGATCCGGCCGGCCGCGTCGTGCAGGTCCTGCACCCAGGACCGCAGCGGCACGTCCGGCAGCCGGGCGATCCGTTCGGCGAGCAGGCGCAGGGCCAGCGGATTGCGGTCGCACAGGTCGGCCAGCTGCCGCGCCTGGTGCTCCTGCGCTGCCAGGTCACGCCCGGCGCAGGCGCTGAGGACCGCCACGGACTCGTCGTGGTCCAGCCGGCCGACGGTGACCCGGTCCGCGCCGTCGAGCCCGACCAGGGCACGCAACTGGTCACGGCTGGTGACCAGGACCGTGCTGCCGGGTCCGGGCAGCAGTGGGCGTACCTGATCGGCGTCGGCCGCGTTGTCCAGCAGCACCGCGATCCGGCGGCGAGCGGTCAGCGACCGCCACAGCCGGGCCCGGGCCGGCACCCCGTCGGGCAGCCCGGTGGCACCGGCCTCGCCGAGCAGCGCGGCCAGCGCTTGGGCCGGCTCGAGCGGGGGCCCGTCGGCGAACCCGTTCAGGTCCAGATGGAACATGCCGTCCGGGAAGGCCTCGGCGTGGGCGTGCAGCCACCGCGCCGCCAGCGCCGACTTGCCGATCCCGGCCGGGCCGTCGATCACCGCGATCGCGGCCGTGTCCGGGTCCGCGTCGCCGAGGTGCTTGTCGAGCGCGGCCAGCTCGGCGCCGTGCCCGACGGTGTGCGCGGGAACGGCCGGCACGCTGGCCGCGGCGGCGACGGTCACCCGGCCGGCCGGGGCCAGGGCGTCGCCGCGCAGCATCCGCTGGTGCAGTTCGCGCAGCTCGCTGCCGGGTTCGACACCGAGTTCGCCGATCAGCCGGTGCGACACCGTGTGGTACGCGCCGAGCGCCTCGGCCTGCCGTCCCTGCCGATACAGCGCGGTCAGCAGCTGCGCCCAGAACCGTTCCCGGAACGGATGCTCGGCGGTCAGCCCGTGCAGCTCGGTGACCAGCCCGTCAAGCCGGCCGAGCCGCATGTCGATCGCAATGCGCCGTTCCAGAGCGAGCAGCCGCCGCTCCTGCAGCGGCGCCACGTCCAGGTCGTGCAGCACCGGCGAGGCGACATCGGCGCACGGCTGGTCCCGCCACAACTCCAGGGCCCGGTGCAGTAGCCGCCGCTCGTGCTCCGGTGAGCCGGCCGTGGCCGCCTCGGCGATCAGCTGGTCGAACACGTGCAGGTCGAGTTCGCCGGGAGCGACCCGCAGCACGTACCCGGTCGAGCCGGTGACGATCGCGCCCGGCCAGGGCAGTTCCTGGCGCAACCGGACGATGTTGGTCTGCACCGCCCGGCGCGGTGACGCCGGCGGCTCGCGGTGCCACATCCGGTCGGCCAGCTGCGTCACCGACAGCTCCCGGTTGGCGTGCAGCAGCAGCGCCGCCAGGACCGTGCGCACCTTGCCGCCGCTCACCGGCCGGGTCCCGCGCTCGTCCTCGACGAGCACGGGACCGAGAACCCTGTATCGCATGCCGTCCCCCCCGGACGGTGACAGTAGGAACGGGCCGGCGCGGCAGCCAAACGATTCGGCGATCCTCGAAGTGTCAGGACAGCAGATCGACAACCGCATGCCCGCGATCGGTACGCCCGACGTACACGTGACGGCCACGCTGCCGGCGAGTCAGCAGACCGGCGTCGACGAGTTGCGCGCAGTGGTAGGTGGCGACGTTCGGCGCGCAGCCCGCGGCCTCGGCGAGCGTGCGCATCGGCACCGGCACGTGGGCGGCCCGCAGCAGGCGTGCCCGCACCGGCCCGACCAGCAGTTCCAGCGCGTCGCGCTGCTCGATCGGCCGGCCGGGCCGCCACAGCGAGTCCAGGCCGGGCACCGGATAGCCGAGCCAGATCTGGTCGGGCAGGTCCGGGTCGAAGATGGATGCGCCGGCCCCCGACACCGTCGGCGTCAGCACCAGCCGCCGGCCGGCCAGGTCGAACCATTCCGCCTGCCGGATCGGGATGGACAGCGTCTGATCGCGGTAGCGCCAGCGCGGGTTGAGGTCGGCGAGCACCATGTCGAAGCCGCCGCGCACCGACGCCACCCCGATCCGGGTGGTCTCCCGGTCGATCAGCGTGGTGGCGCGCCGCCACACCGGCTGGAAACTGCGCCAGGTGGATCGCAGCGTCGCGGCGTAACCGTCGAGCCATTTCGCCGGCCGGCGCAGCACCGAACGCCACGCGGCCGGCGGCGCCGCGCCGTGCAGTTCCTCGACCTGTTCGGTCAGATGGGCGCCGGCGGTCTCGATGATCTGGTCCAGGTGCGCGTCAAAGTCGGTGTCCCGCACCGACACCGACGGTCCCAGGCAATGCGGGATGTTTGGTGGCCCGGAGCCGAACAGCGGGGTGAGCGTCTCCAGCCCGTGCGACGGCAGGCCCGAGCGCACCACCTGCCGCCACGGTGGCGGCACGCCCTGCGAGGTGCCGGCGACGTCGCCGGCCAGCGACAACACCGTGGCCATCGGCATGACCGTCAGATCGACCCGCAGATCCCGTACGTCACCGAGCGCGATCTCGGCGATCGCCATCACGTGCCCCTTCCGGCTGGTTGACACCGCCGATCGTCGGCCTGTCCGAGGGCTTGGAACAACGCCGGATCCGGCACACCACCGATGAGCTTCGCTCATGGATCCACTACCTTCGAAGCCGTGGAGATGCGGGAGCTGGAGACGTTCCTCGTGCTGGCCGAGGAGCTCCACTTCGGGCGTACGGCGAAACGGCTCTACCTCACCCAGAGCCGGGTCAGCCAGATCGTGCGCGGGCTGGAGGACCGGCTCGGCGGGGCGCTGTTCGAGCGCACCAGCCGGCGGGTGGCGCTGACCGCGCTCGGCGAGCAGTTCCGCGACGACGTCCGCCCCGCCGTCGAGCAGCTCCGGCTCGCCGTACGCCGCGGCCGTGAGACCGCCGGCGGCGTACACGGGCTGTTGCGCATCGGCGTGCCCACCTACTCGATGGCCGGTCCCCGCTTCACCGCGGTGCTGCGCGAGTTCGAGCAGCGCTACCCGAAATGCCGGGTCGAGGTCACCGAGGAGTTCCCCGGCGACTTCGACCGGCTGCGGCGCGGCCGCTACGACGTGCTCTGCCAGCGGCTGCCGATCGACGAGCCCGACGTGACGATCGGCGCCACCCTCAGCGTCGACGAGCGGGTGCTGCTGGTGCGCACCGGCCATCCGCTGCTCGACCGTGGCTGGGCGACGCTGGAGGACCTGGCCGGCGAGGTGGTGATCGAACGTTCCGGCATCCCCGAGCGGGTGTACGCCGAGTACTGGCCGGCCACCACGCCGTCCGGGCAGCCGATCCGGCGCGGGCCGAGCATCGCCACCACCAGCGACGTGCTGCAACTGGTCGCGCGCGGGGAGATCGTGCACCCGACGGTGGCGTCGTTCAGCACCTACTACCGGCATCCGGAGGTGACGTACGTACCGTTGCGGGGTCTGCCCGCCGCGACCAACGTGCTGGTCTGGCTGACCGCCCGCGAGACCCCGGCGATCCGCGCCCTGTCCGCGACCGCGGCCGAGCTGGTCGCCGCCGGCGTGAAGCCGGACTGACGCCGCAGGTCGCTATCCAGGGGGCATGAACCAAGCAGTCGTCCGACGCGTCACCGGCCTGTGCGGCATCCTCACCGCGGCCGCCCTGATCGATCTTCTTCGGCAACGACCCGGCGAACTTCTACGCCGCCAACGGCTGGGGCACCACCGCCAGCCTGGGCGCCCTGCTCAGCTACTGGCTGCTGGCCTTCGGCATCAGCGTGCTGCGCAGCGCCCGCCCGTCGCCGGATCAGAGCGTCAGCACGTACGCGTCACCGTCGCGCCGGAACCCCAGCCTGTCGTAGTAGGGCGCCCGCATCCCCGGCGGCGTGATCACGGTGCGGCAGCCGCGACCCGAGAAGTACCTGCTCTGCCGGTACACGAACTCGCCCGGTGTGAAGTCCCGGTACCGCTGGGTCACGTAGTCCAGGACCACCTGCGCCACCCCGTCCCCGACCGTCCGGAACACCACCACGCCGACCACCTCGTCGCCGCTGACCACCAGGAACGCGGCGGCGTCGCGGCGGGTCCCGTCGTCCCAGGTGAACTGCGGGTTGAACCGGACGATGTCGTCGTGATGCAGCCGCAGCGTGTGCGCCAGAAACTCGTCGTCGGTACGCACCTCGACCACCTGATA is part of the Actinoplanes sp. NBC_00393 genome and harbors:
- a CDS encoding MFS transporter, with the protein product MTSLLEKPVREDRRAWLGLAVLALPTLLLSVDVSVLYLALPQLSAELGADATQQLWILDIYSFLLAGFLVTMGTLGDRIGRRRLLLIGAAAFGAASVIAAYAPTPELLIAARALLGVAGATLMPSTMALIRTLFPDPKKMARAVSIWFASFMGGMTLGPLVGGALLEHFWWGSAFLLGVPIMVLLLLIGPVLLPESRGSGTGRLDLASVALSLATILPLVYGLKETARHGVEPVTTLAVLAGIVCGVLFLRRQRRLAEPLLDLTLFRNPAVGTGLSVMLLTGVVMAGVSLLAAQYLQVSLGLSPLAAGLWLIPQNVAMVAGLLLAPSLAQRFPPSLVMCTGLLISAAGLLLHTGVDGADGRTPLVLGLSVASFGIALPMALLQNLVLAAAPPEKAGSAASLSETGAEFGIAVGVATLGSLAAVIYREELIGTAPQLPAEVLDTASTGIAGAQAAAQTAGPALFDAARTAFASGIHTVAVIGTVVYVVLGLVTLVVLRRRAND
- a CDS encoding VOC family protein, whose amino-acid sequence is MNAAKIFVNLPVADVARSTSFFTALGFAPRPEYSNDEVAGIAICDGINALLVQWELFGTFTNRAVADAAQVTEVGLALEVESRERVDEIADAAIAAGAEKYEEVDDEVMYSRGFYDLDGHLWHALVMKAPA
- a CDS encoding histidine kinase, encoding MSDRYAQVLAAVLVKAELAVRLIERNPAAARRELEGLLAVVRAVLRELRAVAPAARPVSLRRELDRAATLLEAAGIGTQIRLAEGSIPRRAEELLVRAVREATVDLLCRASTPVCRLSIEPSADLNWTLLVNDVPVRPG
- a CDS encoding response regulator transcription factor, with translation MIRILIAEDMPILRKALVALLSLEPDMQVVAEVDRGDEVVDRAVESRPDVALLDIDLPGADGLTAAALLHERLPGVRTVVLTGLSQPSNLLRALSAHVRGFIIKDAPADHLLDGIRRVAAGRRAIDPDLVATAVETGASPLTPREAEVLRAAADGLSTTDIGARLFLSPTTVRNYLSNAIAKTGARNRISAIRTARDAGWI
- a CDS encoding sensor histidine kinase translates to MVDTITVTTCGVAFVYVQQSATPTAGKVLAAPLLVAVAVLHLWFTRSGRALGDRRVRAVLTAQAVLTVVPIVWYGPSWTAMPGLCMAALLVVGGWWAIPVTVVVIAASISTYAQLTGTLAPYPLLVSAVSAAVFLLQAYGLTRLGRLVGELRRTRRALAEVAVWAERTRLADDLRGLLPSSLTLVARKAETARRLVTDRPEAAGRELDEMVVIARRGLAGMRGLARDYRVDGPPPVLDEVPWRTVRFATWLLRAVVGLWFVAWVLSAVDRAGVSVAAAVAVGCGVVCAVLQLGYLSRVTPPSAPWSYVALGVQSGAVLVPLMVFGLWGLNPRGVLAGSCLLVLRPLPAVTCFGMIMVLDTVLRLRMSPDLGDAANGVAGTLIVGLATFGMTQNVRLTSRLRTLRHRLAREAAGQERVRIARDLHDLLGLGMSAIALKTEVAARLAKRDPQRARAELAEIVEVCRSARADVDNVAAGRRDLSWPDELRAAEATLTGAGLQVRVQAADEPPERVRALLAVVLREGVTNVLRHGAATHCEITLSGATLTIVNDLAATADPASPPGSGLTNLRERVARLGGELSAAPTGDGRFVLRIAV
- a CDS encoding AfsR/SARP family transcriptional regulator — its product is MRYRVLGPVLVEDERGTRPVSGGKVRTVLAALLLHANRELSVTQLADRMWHREPPASPRRAVQTNIVRLRQELPWPGAIVTGSTGYVLRVAPGELDLHVFDQLIAEAATAGSPEHERRLLHRALELWRDQPCADVASPVLHDLDVAPLQERRLLALERRIAIDMRLGRLDGLVTELHGLTAEHPFRERFWAQLLTALYRQGRQAEALGAYHTVSHRLIGELGVEPGSELRELHQRMLRGDALAPAGRVTVAAAASVPAVPAHTVGHGAELAALDKHLGDADPDTAAIAVIDGPAGIGKSALAARWLHAHAEAFPDGMFHLDLNGFADGPPLEPAQALAALLGEAGATGLPDGVPARARLWRSLTARRRIAVLLDNAADADQVRPLLPGPGSTVLVTSRDQLRALVGLDGADRVTVGRLDHDESVAVLSACAGRDLAAQEHQARQLADLCDRNPLALRLLAERIARLPDVPLRSWVQDLHDAAGRIAAIDDGAARHLHRRLSWSYRRLDPSTAALARRLGDRCFTVADAAQPAHSSRHTARRHLDRLVAVHLVEQLDYDRFRLHPLAALYGRHHGPVAVGSEWGERAC
- a CDS encoding ArsR/SmtB family transcription factor — encoded protein: MSTSRKGHVMAIAEIALGDVRDLRVDLTVMPMATVLSLAGDVAGTSQGVPPPWRQVVRSGLPSHGLETLTPLFGSGPPNIPHCLGPSVSVRDTDFDAHLDQIIETAGAHLTEQVEELHGAAPPAAWRSVLRRPAKWLDGYAATLRSTWRSFQPVWRRATTLIDRETTRIGVASVRGGFDMVLADLNPRWRYRDQTLSIPIRQAEWFDLAGRRLVLTPTVSGAGASIFDPDLPDQIWLGYPVPGLDSLWRPGRPIEQRDALELLVGPVRARLLRAAHVPVPMRTLAEAAGCAPNVATYHCAQLVDAGLLTRRQRGRHVYVGRTDRGHAVVDLLS
- a CDS encoding LysR family transcriptional regulator, translating into MRELETFLVLAEELHFGRTAKRLYLTQSRVSQIVRGLEDRLGGALFERTSRRVALTALGEQFRDDVRPAVEQLRLAVRRGRETAGGVHGLLRIGVPTYSMAGPRFTAVLREFEQRYPKCRVEVTEEFPGDFDRLRRGRYDVLCQRLPIDEPDVTIGATLSVDERVLLVRTGHPLLDRGWATLEDLAGEVVIERSGIPERVYAEYWPATTPSGQPIRRGPSIATTSDVLQLVARGEIVHPTVASFSTYYRHPEVTYVPLRGLPAATNVLVWLTARETPAIRALSATAAELVAAGVKPD